A window of Macaca mulatta isolate MMU2019108-1 chromosome 7, T2T-MMU8v2.0, whole genome shotgun sequence genomic DNA:
GGTAAATCTCACAAATTACTTAGTATATCTTAACCATAAAAGAAACAGCATTTTTAGTTTAGCAAGTATGAATATGCACGTAAATTTTTATCAAACAATTTcctattttatcaaaatattttaaattgtgcaATCATTTGTGAAACACTCTGTATTGATTTTAGTTagcaaatataagaaaattaactACAAAACTATAGCAAGTATGACTGAAGAATGCATAATTGTGTATAGGCTTCTTTACAAGTATTTAACAAAGAACATGCATTTATAATTTCAAGCAAACAAATTAACTGTTAAAAACATTGACGgttagaagaaaaagacaaagtctGTGTCTCAAGTTCCCACTTGTCTACTCAATTCAACAAATCTAGTCTTATGAGAGAGAGCTGGGAAGACAGCCTGGAAGTTACATACTGGGTCTTCAGTTTATGAATTGCTGATTTTACCTCTTTGTTTCTCAATGTGTAAATAAGGGGGTTTAATATAGGTGTGAAAACTGTAGAGAATACAGACAGAATGTTATCCACTGGTAAGTTGCTGAAAGGCCAGGCATAGATGAAGATACAGGGCCCAAAGAACAGGGTCACCACAGTAATGTGGGCAGTCAGAGTGCTGCGAGCCTTGGCCATACCTGCTGAGGAATGTCGCCGCACAGTAATCAGAATGACCGTGTAGGAgatcagcaaaagaaaaaatgacgTTGCCCCCATAAGACCACTGTCCAAAAGCATCAACACTTCAGGGATATAAGTATCTGTACAGGCAAGTTTGATGACCAAAGTAAGGTCGCAATAATAACTGTCCACTATGTTTGGGCCACAGAAGGGCAAATTTACAGTGAAAGCTAACTGGCTCAGGGAGTGCATAACCCCAATGACCCAAGATCCTACCACTAGGCCTGTACATGTGCACAAGTTCATGATGGTTGCATAATGGAGAGGTTTGCAAATGGCTACATACCTGTCATAGGCCATGGCTACAAGGAGCACCATCTCACCACCAGCAAAGACATGGAGCAAGAATATCTGGGCCATGCAGCCCTCAAAGGAGATAGTCTTGGGTTCATGAAGGAAATCATGGATCATCTTAGGGGTTGCATAAGAggcaagaaaaatatcaaaaacagaAAGGTTACTGAGCATGATGTACATGGGTGTATGCAGGGCAGGTTCCGAAATCACTGTAAAAACAATGAGAAGATTGCCCAGTATAATGGCAATGTACAACAagttaaaaaacacaaagaagagatACTGGAGCTCCCAGGAACTGCAGAGTCCCAGCAAAACAAACTCCGGCACCCTAGAATAATTTCCCTTGTCCATGGTCTCAGCCTACAAGAGAAGTACCTACAAAGAGAAACATCAATGGGTTATTATCAAGATCTAGAAAAGTAGACTACAATCCAAAAGTGTTCTTCTCcacattaatttaaaatgctCTAGAGTTATCCCACTAGGAAATGTCTTATCTGTAATTTTGACGTATATATATTCTTCTCTCAATTATCCTTATTAATGAAGAATGGCTATGAGGTACAACCATAGTAAGTCAACAactccattttataaatttgtgCATTAAATCTGAGGCTaagcaaataacatatatataccaCAAAAACCTCAATTAAGAAGAGATGCTAATATATCCAGATTATTTGTTCCACCTTCCTTTGCCCTGCTTCTTTTTATATCCACTCAGAATTATCTACAAGCAGCTTCAATTCATAGAGAATCCCCACAAGGCCACATTTACAAGGAAAATACCTATCTTTTCCCCCATATTTTTTACTCTGGTTTTCTCTCCTATTGCCTCTGTCTTTACTCTATAAGCAACACCTGCAACCTGCAGTGATTTTATGGATTAAACCATGAAAACTGCTTAATCCATATTATCTCTGAAGTTATGTGAACTGTTTGGGTTTGAGGTAAATTCCTTTGCAGTTAACCTTATACTGTATGAGAATATGTAAACTGAAATGTACATATGTCAGTACAGAATATCAGTAGATAAGGTGATAATAGCCATAAAATGAAGATTTGAAAAATGCCAGAAATCCTCATAGAGAATGGCACCATATCCTCTACTGAATGCCATTTTTGTCTAGATGTTGCACTGGGCAGGGTTGAACTGAGGTAAGTATAGAATGATATTAGTATGCTTCTGTAGAGTCTCCTCTATTcaatatttcagaaaaagaacCCACAGAACTAAAAGAAACCTCAAATATTACAGACACGGATCTTTAAGTCATTTTCTATCATACCCAAAGTCAAATTTTATGCTCTAGACTAAAattgatataattattttgtgGTAGAGTCAAAGGACTTTGCACAAAACTCTAAGTCCAAGTATCATAAGCCATTGCTCCACCTTTCATTCTCCAGTTAAAGGTCTTATTGctattttccaaaaagaaaatctcaagcAATTGGATCAAGCAAGTTGttgacataaattttttttttaataaacgcATACCTCATTCAATTATCTACAGATTTTGAGAAAGTTGAAACAGGTTTTGGCTTCTTTCAGATCAAATGTTCTTGTAGGGGAGCCGCACCAAATGTGCACATACTTTTGAGTTAAGGTGTTATAACTATAATAAATATTGACTTAGGTAAACCTCCTCTTCTCAACACTCTATTTCACCCGTTTCCCGTTTTATCATTTACGTATTTCATTTAGGACTTGGGATTGAACAAGGACCATGGGAGTATGAATGTGTCCCATGATGATTCCTtaccattaaatatttgttggcttATTGAACAGGGAAAAAGGCTCAAGTCCAGACAGCCAAACCACTTTCAGCTTTCTTTCAACTCCCAGAGCTCTTTCCCTTGTCTCACTACCAATTACATGCACTATGTCTCTAATAGATTTAGGAAGAGTTTTACATGGAGAAATTTCTGTAACACTACAGGAAGAACTGAGTTGAATTGAATCTTCAGTGATATTCCACACATCAGTGGGAAGAAACTCAGCAAAGAACAGCTGATGCACTGCAATATGAATGTTAAATGAATTCCTGTTGTAATTTTAAACGTTAAAAATTATTGATAGGATATCCCATACAAACATATTTGTATTCTTAGCATACATTCCACTTAATTATGGTGTGTTATATGGGAATATTATAACTTTGGTCTGATGTGCTAACACTTTACTGAGGATTTTTTCATATAGGTTTCCAATTACAGTAGTTTTAAGTTGTTGGGCGATCCACTTCCTATTTTGGTAGTAAGACAATGATAGGCTCACAAAATTAGTGGGGTTGCTCAGAAAAGTGTTTCTATATCCTAGCATTATCTGTCCTTTGACAGGTTTGGGAAAGGTTGTACATAAACATGAATGTAGCTTGTGAGTTTTATAGGATGATACTTTTGACTTCTTTTAATGTATTCCATGATGATTAGAGCTTTAATTTTCTCCTCCTCAGAAAATTTGACAACATACgatttctgaaaaaattaaaaattcatgtcAATGAATGTTGTCTTCTGCTTTTACATTATTTAAGTTGCTTAATTTCCTAAACATATAAATTTAGGAGCATTTTTCTAATCTATAATGATTAATTGTACAGTctctttttaactttaattttcatCAGTatggatcttttctcttttttccttgttgttcttttatttttgcttttccaaGAGCCATATATTTGGTTTCACAAGGAACTGCActagattatttgtttttttatttcaagaacGTCCGTTATTctttaattgacaagtaaaaatctatatatttttattttacaacgtgatgtttttgatgttttaatgtTTGTGTACACTGCATAATgactaaatcaagctatttatcatgggcattacctcacatactttaGCATTTGTTTTTTGTGATGAGTaccacttaaaatctactttcttagaaattttcaaatatacaaccTACTGtcattaactgtagtcaccatgaaGTATAATGGATCTCTTGAACATAGTCCTTCTGTCTAGATaaaattttatgttctttgaccaacatctccccaattgTCCCACCCCCAATCCTCTGGTGACTACCATTTTACTTCATGCTACTCTGAGTTCAAATTTTATAGTTcatatataagtgaaatcatgcaatgTTTGTCATTTTGTGCctgctttattttacttaacataatgccctccagtttcatccatgttttttcaaaagacaatattttcttcttttttaaggatgaatagtatttcattgtatgtgaAGGGTCTTCAAAAGTTtcatggaaaataaatataaaatgactatggatgtatttcaaaatttgcactaaaataaattcaaactaactttttataacatttctgaacaggatctagtttgaggcactaagaaggataagaTATCAATTTGAAAAGAAGTCATATGAGAGCAATAAGAATTCTGCTAAAACTGAAGCAAGAACACACATCAAATTTATAGTGAAGCTGAaatggaagaatggtgaaataaTTGAAACTTTACTAAAAACTTATAGGTACAACACCCCAAAGAAATCAAGtatttacaaatggataacttgTTTTAAGAAGGAATTAGATGGTGTTGAAGATGATGCACACAAtggcagaccatccacatcaatttgtgaGCAAAAAATTCATCTTGCTCATGCCCCAGTTGAAGAGGACTGATGAGAACTAACAATAGTCAACACTTGTAGACATCTCAACtagttcagcttacacaattccgactgaaaaattaaagttgagcaatTGTATTGTCCAATGGGTGTCaaaaccactgtgcccagatcAACTGCAGAtgagagcagagctttcaatggtAATTTTAAACCAGTATATATCAGTAGGTTCCTGCATTACTGTAAAgcaatacctgagactgggtaattaattttaaaaagaggtttaattggctcatggttctacaggctgtacaaaCATAGCATAAGCAACTGCTCAGCTTCTAGTAAGAacttcaggaagcttacaatcatggcaaaaggtaaaggggaagcaggcacatcacattGTGAGAGCAGAAGCAAGGGGAGCAAGAAGATGCCACACGTGTTTAAACAACCAGTTCTCATGAGAACCGACTAATtaccaaagggatggtgctaaagcTATGCATaagggatctgctcccatgatctaaacacctcccaccaagactacctccaacactggggattacatttcaacatgagatgtggagGGAAAAATATgtaaaccatatcattctacccctggccctccaaatctcatatctttTTCACATCACAAAATAATCATCTCCTactaacagtcccccaaagcctTAACTCGTTCAAACCTCAAATCCAAAGTCTTAAGTATCATCTGAGACTCATCTCCTTTCACCTATGAGCctctaaaatcaaaacaagttatttactccCAAGCTCTAATAATAGTACAAGCATTAGGTAAACATTGCTATTCTGAAAGAtaaaaattggccaaaagaaaaggGTAATAGGTCCCATACAAATCTGAAAACCAGCAGGACAGTCATTAAATATGAAAGCTCCAAAATAATGTCCTTTGACTCTATTTGCCACATCCAGAACATATTGATGCAAAGGGTGGACTTTTAAGGCCTTGAGAAACTCTGCCTATATAGCTTTGCAGGGTGCAGACCCCATGGCTGCTCTCACAAGTTGGAGTtaagtgcctgtggcttttccaggcacagtgTGCAAGCTGCAGGTGAATcaaccattctggggtctagagggcAGTGTCCCccctcccacagctccactaggcagtgccccagtggggactctgtgtggggactccaaccccacagTGCCCCTGAGCATTTCCCCAGTAGAGGTTCCCTGTGAAGTCTCCTCCCTTGTGGCAAGCCTGGGTATAGAGGCTTCCTCATATACTCCATGAAACACAGGTAGAAGCTGCCAAGCCTTTTTCACCCTTGCCACAGTGTCCTTCTGTGTACATGCAGGATTGACACCACGTGGAAGCCACCAAGGATTATGGCTTGCACCCTATGAAGcagcagcccaagctgtacctgggGCCCATTTAATTGTGGTTGGAGCTGAAGCAGCCAGAATGTGGGAGCAGTGTCTTGAGGCTGAGCAGAGCAGCGCCATCTTGGCCCTGGCCCCTGAAATCGTTCTTTCCTCCTAAGCCTCTGGCCCTATGATAGGAGCGGCTGTCTCCAAGATctctgaaataaatacatttggggcctttttcccattgtcttgagTATTGGCACTTGGCTGCCTTTCAGTCTTGCTAGTCTCTCTAGCAAGTGAATGCAGCCTGCTTGGATTGGattctttctctgccacatgtCCAGGCTACAAATATCTCAGAgttttacactctgcttcccttttaaatacatctaaatttaagttatttcttttttctcatatcTGACCATGGGCTGTTATAAGCAACCGGGCCacatcttgaatgttttgctgcttagaaatttcttccattagATACCCTAAGTAATCACTCTTAAGTTAAAACTTCCACAGATACCTAGAACATGAACACAATGCAGACAAGTTCTTTGCTATGGTGTAAcatgagtgacctttactccagttcccaaaaactctcatttctatctgagaccTGATCAGTGTGGTCTTCACTGTCCGTATTTCTATTAGTAtcttggtcacaaccatttaaccagtctctaagaagttccaaactttccctcatcttcctatcttcttcagAGCCCTCCAAACTTTTTCAACCTTTGCCCATTTCCAGTTCCAAAgctacttccacattttcaagtatcctTATAGCAACATCCCACTCCTCATTATCAATTTTGTGTTACGTCATTCttgaattgctataaagaaatacctgaggctgggtaatttataaagaaaaggggctTAATTGATCACAGTTCCTTAACTGGCAGGAAgaatggtgccagcatctgcttcagatgagggcctcaggaagcttacaatcatgacagaggACAAGTGGGGAGAAAGTGCATCACATGATAAAaacaggagcaagaaagagaaagaggagtccCAGACCCTTAAACatccagatctcacatgaactaacTGAGCTAAAACTCACTTATCATCAAGGGGATGCTGCTAAGACATTCATGAAGGACCAACCCcctgattcaatcacctccagCCAAGCTCTACCTCCAACACCGGAAATCACAtttagacatgagatttggaggggacaaacatccaaactatatcaagtg
This region includes:
- the LOC144329661 gene encoding olfactory receptor 4K15-like; the encoded protein is MDKGNYSRVPEFVLLGLCSSWELQYLFFVFFNLLYIAIILGNLLIVFTVISEPALHTPMYIMLSNLSVFDIFLASYATPKMIHDFLHEPKTISFEGCMAQIFLLHVFAGGEMVLLVAMAYDRYVAICKPLHYATIMNLCTCTGLVVGSWVIGVMHSLSQLAFTVNLPFCGPNIVDSYYCDLTLVIKLACTDTYIPEVLMLLDSGLMGATSFFLLLISYTVILITVRRHSSAGMAKARSTLTAHITVVTLFFGPCIFIYAWPFSNLPVDNILSVFSTVFTPILNPLIYTLRNKEVKSAIHKLKTQYVTSRLSSQLSLIRLDLLN